The window AGCGAGATCTGGCTCTGCCTGTGCATGTGCAACTCGGCCTGGACCTGCGATTCATCGGCCacgtccttgcccttgcccttaTCTATCTTCCTCTTGACGAGCCTCTTGGGCCTCatcatgccgccgccgggcttACGGAACCCCTCGAGCGCGGCGATGCGCGACTtcagcgccgtcgaggccgcgccCTTGTCCTCTGCCTTTTTCAGGAGCTGCTTCAGCACGGGTGTGACGgtgacgagctcggcgacgagggaaTCGTTCACGTTGAGCGGGCCAGCCTTgtgggcctcggcggcggacttgagggagaagaggacgtcggcgagcaTGCCGAAGCggtccgcggcggcgaggccgacgaggccgacgtaggcggtggcgacgaggaccttgCGCAGCGGCGGGTTCGTGATGCGGAAGGCggagacgaggccgtcgaggaagtcggagccggcgaggaagaaggcggcggcggcggggcaggcgtggaggaggtggttgagggaggcgaggcggGCCTCGAGGGTCTTGAGGTCGGCCTTCATGCCCGCCTCGAGAGACTTTGTGAGGGTTCGCTTCAGGGACGCCAGGGGCGGTTCGAGGGTCGGGGCGTggagggcgaaggaggcggagAGCGTCGCCGGGCTGTTCTTGCGGTAAAGCCTgctgaaggcggcgaggaaggcggGCGTCGCGAGCTCGGGTGGGGGAGGGTGCGTCGGGGAGGTAAGGAGGCGAGACGTCAGGGCGAAGACTGCTCTCAGAAGGGGTTTGAGGTAGGCggaggttgatgatggtgatgatgatgcgcCGGGGATGAGGGgatggccggcggcgtcggtcgagagctcggcgacgaaggaCGCGAGGAAGGGcgggagggaggcggcggctgcggtCGAGAAGAGCTGGGCGTcggggagggcgaggtgggCGTTTGCGAGGGCCGTCCAGGCTTCGAGCAGGGAGGACCAGTCCTGCGGGGTGAGGGAGGCGCGCCatttggagggggggaagggggcgaaGGGAGGTAGGGACGCCATGGTTGTAAGGGTTTCGAGGGTGGTGAGGTTGAACTTGGCGAGGTTGGTGGGGTTGGTGATAGTAGAGTGACGATGCGGATGAGTTGAGGATTTTTAGGGGAGGGCGCGGGCGATTGtaggggaggaggagctctACAGGGgagagctcgtcgtcgcgtcTTTATCGCGCATCCGGGGGgtgtgttggtggtgatgttgagtTGAagtcgggggggggggggggggggggggggtgagaTGTTGCGGCTTCATATGTCGTCGTGTCGCCGTCTTACGCCGGATGATTCATTTGGTGTCAATTGCtggcccctcctcccttcccGGGCGGCGCAAACGCAAGCAattgggagagagagagtgacgagcttctcggcggagCTTGATGCGGGAAGCGGGGCACTTCTTTTTCGGTTTGGTGGGGTTCGCCCGCTCAGGTTGTCAGCTTTCGAGGTACGTACCGTTTCTCGCATCGCACACGGCTCTAGTCCTGATTAGGTCTAGCGATCTCTTCCACTCCTCGGTAAAGCCCTACCTCCAAACCCCACGAAAAAGTTCGCGATCGCGGCCCACCGAACTTCATTTTTCCCCTTCAAGCTTTCGATAGCCAGATTCATCATCAGCCTTCATCACTTTGCCGCAACCAAGCCGTTCGAGTCGTGAAGGAATCTTGTCCTCTCTCCCAATCAACCTCCAAATCCCATACACGGTCCATCCAACCCAACAAAACCGTCATCATGTCTTacaacaaggacaaggactTCGGCGAGGCGCCCAAGACGCACAAGATCCGCATCACCCTCTCCTCCCGCAAGGTCCAGTCCCTCGAGAAGGTGTCGGCCGAGCTCATCGAGCGCGCCAAGTCCAAGGACCTCCGCGTCTCCGGCCCCGTCCGTCTGCCCACCAAGACCCTCAAGATCACCACCCGCAAGACCCCCTGCGGTGAGGGTTCCAAGACCTGGGACTGCTTCGAGATGCGCATCCACAAGCGCCTCATTGAGTATGTTATCTCCCAGTTGGACTAAGtcgtcctttttttttcacAGGCGGTAATGCTAACGAACGCGCAGCCTCAACGCCCCCACCGAGATTGTCAAGcagatcatcatcaacatcgaggccggtgtcgaggtcgaggtcacCATCGCCGCATAAGCGATTCCTCTCTTGATGGAGACTTGAGACGGGACGGTTTTTGTTGTAGGAGGGAACACCGACGGCTTTTATGGGCTTTTTGGGCTTGGGAATGCCGCGCCGTGGGTGCTGATCTGGGGGTTAGTTTGCCGAAAGGTTCCGACTCCCTAGACACACcagcggaggcggcgggacgaGTTTGGAGGTCTAGATACCACCCGAATCAACTGATGAACCCCCCAATTCATGACCACGACATTTGTCCCTAGTGACTGTACTGCCTCTATTCGAAATACGTCGAAGAATTAACAATCAGACTCAATTCAGACCCACCAGAGGCGGCCCCCAACATCACAATCTCTAGAGTGAAAGTAAACAGTGAATAATTGAAGATTGGTGTGAGCGCCCTTCCTCAGCGCGTGTGGCAGCACCATAGTATGACTTGTCCAAGATGCCGtgtccgccccccccctgctTGATCCCTTTTGTTCGTTTGTCAACGCCGTGCAAATGCCAGTTTCCTTTACAACAGTACAAGTAGTAGTAGTGGTAGTAGCCCCGGTGGCCTTCACCCTCTCAATCCCTAAACCCCCCTTTACAGATCCCAGAGGCAAAACTCCCGCTTTGGCGGCAACTCAGGCATCAGCCCCTCGAACTTGCCCGTCTGCGCAAACGCCTGCCACTGTTGCCTCGACCCGTCGTCGTACGCCTCGTCCGGCAGCTCCGTGTCTTTGTAGTAGTTGGGCGGGCCGTCGGGGAACCAGATCCTCGTCCACGCGCCGTTGAACGCCCGCACCCCGGGCAGGTTGTTCTGGTACGTGACGGGCTTGCCCTTCCAGTTAGACAGCCGCCCGTCCATGCCCTTGGCACTGTAGCTTGACACAGGCGGGTGCTGCCTGGAGCTCCCCGGTGGGTACGGTCCGCTCCCAGGCGCCCCCGGCGCTTGTtgggcggccggcgcggcgggctggGTGCCGAACGGATTCGCTGCTGCtactcctccccctcccccgccctggccgcccgCAGGCTGGCCAAAGGGCGATGCGCTATTCTGGCCGAACGGGTTGGGTTTCTGACCGAGCTGGGCCGGCTGGCCAAAAGCACCGGTTGGTTGCGCAGGCTGTGTTGGCTGAGCCACCATCGACACAGATCCGAATGCGCTGGGCTGGGCGTCTGGCTTCGCGCCAAAGGGACtgttcgccgccggctgAGTCTGAGCTGGTTGGCCAAACGggctggccgacgccgtctgAGACGGCTGCCCGAAAGCACTAGGTGCCGCTGTCTGCGACGGCTGTCCGAACGGACTCGCGCTCGATTGCGCGGGGCCGCCAAACGGACTGGCACTCTGCGCGGGGTTTTGCGCTGCTTGGCCAAATGGGCTGGGGCTGGCCGTGTTCTGCGACGGCTGACCAAAAGGACTGGCTGTGTtaccaccggcggcggcgctcgcAAAGGGACTGGCTCCGCTTGCCGCGCCGCCAAAGGGGTTCGGCTTCTGCCCCAGCGAGCTCGCTTGGCCAAATGCGCTGCCTGTACTACCAGGCTGCGATGGCTGGCCGAACGCGCTGCcggtggtgccgccgccgggttGCGCAGACTGCCCAAAGGCAGGCGCTCCAAAAGGGCTCGGCTTCTGGCCCAAGGATGACGCTTGACCGAAAGCTGATGTGCCACCCCCGAGCGCGCTGGGTTGTCCGAACGCAGACGTGGGCTGGGACGGTTGCCCAAAAGCCGGAGCCGAGCTCTGGCTCGGGGCACCAAATGCCGAGGAAGGTTGTGATGGCTGGCCAAAGGCCGATCCACCGGATTGCGACGGCTGCGAAGGCTGGCCAAAGGCAGGCGAGCCAAAGGGGTTCGGCTTCTGCCCCAGCGAGCTCGCTTGGCCAAATGCGCTGCCGGTACTACCAGGCTGCGATGGCTGACCGAAGGCGCTTCCCGACGCCGCTGCGGTGTTGGAGGCGCCACCAAACGGCGACGAGGCTGGCTGGTTACTGCCGAATGGGTTTGACGTCGTGGCGGAGGATGAGTTGGACGAGAAGGGGTTCTGCTGGCCGAGGGAATTGGTTGTCCTCCTTCCGACTGCAAACACCCCTGTCGTGCCACCCGGTTGTGTCCCTTGCTTGCAGATATCTATCCTGTTGGGGTGCTTCTGGTCGGCCGAGACAATGAACTGTATGGCGCCGTCGAGATTATCGACGGCCGTCTTCATCTGCTGCTGTGCTTGCTGGTATACCTCCTGCGCTTGGCTGAGCTGCGGGGTCGTTAGCCGGGTGTCGTAGAAAGGGAGGGGTCCCGCGTAGATGTCTTACCGCTTGCTGGGGGTTTCccgcggccgtggccatgAGGTGAAGGAGCCTCATCTCTTCGAAACTCTGCTCGCGCATGGGGCCTCCAAAGAGCTGCTCCGGCGCATCCCTACCTGGTCCGTAGGCTGACAAGATCCATTGCGGCGCCTCAGACGTCAGGTCCTTCTCAATGGCCTCTCTCGATAGCTGATATGGCAGCGCTGCATGGAATTGTCAGTACTTCAGGTCGCCCCACTCTGATGGGCGGCTCAAATGATGCACGAACCATCGCTGCCGCCACGATTgaatcctcctcctcctcccgaAGTCTGGCCAAAGGCGGCATAGCGATTGTTCGATTGTGATCTCGGGTGCTCGAACCGGCAGTTTTCTATAGTCACACCTATCAGCTTGGTTCTCTCAAAAGCTTCGCCGTTCCCCCGCGACGAGAAACGGAAGAATGCGCATCGCGCTAGACGTACGTCCATACCTGCAGTTCCCCTGTTCGTAGAACTTGCAGACCACCATCTTGAGAGCCGTGGGCGAGAGTTGTGTGGTTTCGGTATCGGCGTGGCAGCGGTTATGTCATTTCGGAGGGATTCGCAAGCTCGGATCTGGATCGGCGGCTCGGGAGGCAACAAAGGAGAAGCTCTTGGTTGTCACGAAGGCGCGAGGAATCGGGCGTTGAAGGAAGAAATCGGCAGCCTTTCGCAGCCTTGCTGGCGCTGGGCGCTAGCGCGCTCTAGCGGACCAATGAGGGATAAGGATGGCTATCACAGTGTGCTGGCAGTCTGGGATGTTTCAGCACTGTATTTGTCGTCCTCGGTCAGTTACACACACAGTCACTTAAACATTCACTTATACATTCACTTATACATTCACTTATAAACTCACTTATTTATGAAATCACTGCATCTCTAGTGTTCTTCTTGAAGTGATTAACGATCTGTGTTCTTACAATTGGAGGAAACACGATCTGTTTTTTTCGCTGCTGCTTATCCACAGTTTTGAAGAACATTCAAAAAGACGATTGTGCTGTGGGCGTCTGTTTTTACAACCACTTGCAACCCGCTTGTAAAACCGTTCATTTGTGAGTGCGCCATAGCTCATAATGATACAAATGTGAAAAGAATGTCGTTTTCCTAGTTTTTCAAATAATAGATAAGGTCGAGTTCATATGTTCTTAAAATTGACTTCCTCTGCAAAGACGAGAGTCATCATCATGTAAAGAGGCAAGATTTAAACACGGAGAGAGTAATGAAAAGGTCTAATCGTAGGATTTCACATTCTCACTTCGGCTTGGTGTTGGAATAGCAAGAGACACCTCTGTGGTGCTTAGTTACATCCTCAAGAGATTCAGACAAACATATCAAATAGCCACGTTATTTATTTTTTACCTGTCAAGCAGGGTTAAAATGACCAAGTTGTTTTGAATGGTATCATTTCATTGGAGAAATGCTTGACATTACACCTGACTGCAATCCGTTTTTTAGCTTTGTGATCATAACTCATTGTCGACCAGCTTCCTCCCTGATTCATCCCGTTGGACCATACCAGCTCTCGTCACCAAGACATGAACAGATTCATATGTACAGAAAATACGGCGCTTATGTGGCCTTCGCTATGTACAACTACACCCTTTTCAAAGAAATCCCCTCTCCCCCGATTCATCCAATGACACCTGCAACCATAGGCTtcagctgctcctcgacgtaCGCCGGGTTCCGCCAGGCGGACCAGTCGACGTTGAGCAGGCCCCACGACTCGTCAAAGTTCTGCGTACCCTGGCGGGTGTAGTAGCTGCCGACCAGCACCCAGATGAAGAAGCTCGCGCGCGCCTCGGGCAGGTACTCGGCCAGGCACGTCGAGTAGACGCCCTGGTACGTGGCGTCGTTCATGTTGAACCCGAACTCGGTCAGCGCGACGGGGAACAcgtcggccgtcgccgggtccGTCGCGTTCATCGCCTGGAAGCCCCGGTTGTACAGGTTGTACCGCAGGCTCGCGCAGCTGCCGATGCTGCCCTCGTAGTTGTGGATCTCGAGCACGAGCTTGTCGGCGTAGCCGTCGAAGTCGGCCCGCGAGAAGGTCCCGTTGCCCGGCGTCAGCGCCGTGCCGCGGAACACGGGTGCCACTGTCGTGTCGTAGTTGAGGCCCGAGAGGTAGATGAGCACGTCCGGGTTcgcgccgttgacggcgtcggtgcCCTGCTGGATGTACTTGTACCAGTCCTGCCAGTGGtacgaggcggcgacgagctccggGTTGTCGGTGGCCTGACGGAGCTCGTTACGGAGGGACATGGCGACGAGCGCCGGCCATGACTTGCCCTGGAGACAGGATGTCAGTTACTTGCACTGGGGcccgaggggggggggagggagaaggggtAAACTGCGGAAAGGTGGTCGTCAGTCaggcaaaagaaagaaagactTACATGCTCGGCCATGTAGGCCAGGCCGCGCACCCagttggcggcgtcgaactcGCGGTCCCCCCACCAGGTgttgccgtcgttgccggAGCAGCACCACTTGCCCTTGGACATGTGGTTGTCGAGCAGGATGTAGATTTCTTGGCGCGCGcactcggcggcgatggcgtcgtaGACCTGCAGCCGGGTCGTGGCCTCGGTGAAGGACGGGTTCCGCTCGAGCACGCGCgcgagcacggcggtgccgttggtCTCGCCGAGCccctcgacgaaggcggTGCGCAggtcgacgtcttcgccgccgttggcgtAGATCTGGTCCACGAGCTCGATGGCGAAGGTCAGCCGGATAGCGTTCATGCCGAGGCTCTTGATCTTGCtgacgacctcctcgaccgagTTGTACTGCAGGCCCTCGGGCACCATGACCTCGCCGTGGCCTGGCCAGTTGGTGCCGGCGAAGTTGACGTTGTTGCCCGAGGCGTCCTGCTGCCAGCGGCCGTTGGTCGTGAAGGGCCCGTTGGGCCAGCTCGTCTGTCGGGCCTGgggaagggcggcggcggcgcagaggggcgcgacggtgccggcgacggccagcagGGAGGCGAGAAGCTTCATCGTGGCTGGCGAGGgcgtgtatgtgtgtgtgtatgagagaaagagggagggagtTGGGGTCGAAAGGGCTTTCATGACTGAGAGTAGACGAGTTTTCTTGGGCTCTTATATCACTCCCATCCAAAGAGCGTCCCTCAGTCTGCTCCTCGCCCGACCTCCTCCCCTCGCGGACCGAGAGCGGAACACGCAGGGCGACGCCATGGACCGGTCTCTGACATCACGAACattggcagcggcagcagcagcagcagcagtggcaGCGGGACCTCGGGACCAGACCATATTCGACAAGCGCCCTTGCTGGGTCGAGTGTTCATGACTAGTCGGCTACCATGTTCGTCGCCTGCAGCGGGGCATCTCTCGGGTTCGTCGGCGTCTCTCTTCACGCTCTCGAGAAGGCACAGGGCGAGACGAAGCTCGGGGGCTGCTTTCGCCCGAGAAGACGAGAGCACAGCCGAGGGACCGCTGGATGCCGACGGGTCAGGCAAAGGGGGCCAAGACTTTTGAAGTGGAAGAACGAGGGGGACATATGAGAGAGAGGTGCCCAAGCGGGTAAATCAGGTGATGACGGGCCAGGAACAGAATCAAGGTTGCTCCGCGTAGCAGTCCAGGAACATGCTCGAGGTTGGGCTGCTCGTCCCGCCCCCGCATTGCTTGTCGAATCTGCCGACGGGACcaccctcctctctccccagcttcttctctctccccacACATACTAGTACACCCTCCCCTCTTCTGAGTCCTGCTTCATCACGAGGTGTGTGAGTGAatgagtgtgtgtgtgtgtctgtcgTCGAGGTTGCCATGGGGGTGGAGCAGTGTTCTCTCGGCTCCGTGATCCCCGCAAGAACCGGACGAACAAGAGCGAGGGACCCAGGCCTAGTCGGTGTGTGGTTCCATGTACTATGACGCGCCCTTTTTCCCCAAACGAGACGTCAAGAGACAAAAACAAACCGGGTCCAGGACTCGtggaggaaaagaaacggACAGCAAgcggtgggggaggggacgcGCCGTTCCTGACAGGGAAACGCCCACTGCCGATCAAGAGCCGACAGCCATGGATGCCGAGGAGAGCCAGGCTCGAAGGGGAAGTTGGGGAAGACAGAATGGGAACGGGGGGGAAGCAAAAGCAATACGACGATGTGAATGGTGCGCAAGTTCGGACGGACAAGattggaggggaggggagaggcATGAGGACGAAGAGTCTTTCTTGGGTTCCACCGTCTCTCCTCGCTCCGTTCACTTGCATCTTATTCTTATTTTTATCATTTCTTTCAACCTAAGCTTAACATAACAGACATGCCTGCTTACATGTGAAAATCACGGCTTCTGCCGATGTTC is drawn from Colletotrichum destructivum chromosome 6, complete sequence and contains these coding sequences:
- a CDS encoding Putative glycoside hydrolase, family 5, glycoside hydrolase superfamily, coding for MKLLASLLAVAGTVAPLCAAAALPQARQTSWPNGPFTTNGRWQQDASGNNVNFAGTNWPGHGEVMVPEGLQYNSVEEVVSKIKSLGMNAIRLTFAIELVDQIYANGGEDVDLRTAFVEGLGETNGTAVLARVLERNPSFTEATTRLQVYDAIAAECARQEIYILLDNHMSKGKWCCSGNDGNTWWGDREFDAANWVRGLAYMAEHGKSWPALVAMSLRNELRQATDNPELVAASYHWQDWYKYIQQGTDAVNGANPDVLIYLSGLNYDTTVAPVFRGTALTPGNGTFSRADFDGYADKLVLEIHNYEGSIGSCASLRYNLYNRGFQAMNATDPATADVFPVALTEFGFNMNDATYQGVYSTCLAEYLPEARASFFIWVLVGSYYTRQGTQNFDESWGLLNVDWSAWRNPAYVEEQLKPMVAGVIG
- a CDS encoding Putative Zinc finger, CCCH-type, encoding MVVCKFYEQGNCRYGQNCRFEHPRSQSNNRYAAFGQTSGGGGGFNRGGSDALPYQLSREAIEKDLTSEAPQWILSAYGPGRDAPEQLFGGPMREQSFEEMRLLHLMATAAGNPQQALSQAQEVYQQAQQQMKTAVDNLDGAIQFIVSADQKHPNRIDICKQGTQPGGTTGVFAVGRRTTNSLGQQNPFSSNSSSATTSNPFGSNQPASSPFGGASNTAAASGSAFGQPSQPGSTGSAFGQASSLGQKPNPFGSPAFGQPSQPSQSGGSAFGQPSQPSSAFGAPSQSSAPAFGQPSQPTSAFGQPSALGGGTSAFGQASSLGQKPSPFGAPAFGQSAQPGGGTTGSAFGQPSQPGSTGSAFGQASSLGQKPNPFGGAASGASPFASAAAGGNTASPFGQPSQNTASPSPFGQAAQNPAQSASPFGGPAQSSASPFGQPSQTAAPSAFGQPSQTASASPFGQPAQTQPAANSPFGAKPDAQPSAFGSVSMVAQPTQPAQPTGAFGQPAQLGQKPNPFGQNSASPFGQPAGGQGGGGGGVAAANPFGTQPAAPAAQQAPGAPGSGPYPPGSSRQHPPVSSYSAKGMDGRLSNWKGKPVTYQNNLPGVRAFNGAWTRIWFPDGPPNYYKDTELPDEAYDDGSRQQWQAFAQTGKFEGLMPELPPKREFCLWDL
- a CDS encoding Putative small ribosomal subunit protein uS10, translated to MSYNKDKDFGEAPKTHKIRITLSSRKVQSLEKVSAELIERAKSKDLRVSGPVRLPTKTLKITTRKTPCGEGSKTWDCFEMRIHKRLIDLNAPTEIVKQIIINIEAGVEVEVTIAA
- a CDS encoding Putative ubiquitin system component CUE, UBA-like superfamily translates to MASLPPFAPFPPSKWRASLTPQDWSSLLEAWTALANAHLALPDAQLFSTAAAASLPPFLASFVAELSTDAAGHPLIPGASSSPSSTSAYLKPLLRAVFALTSRLLTSPTHPPPPELATPAFLAAFSRLYRKNSPATLSASFALHAPTLEPPLASLKRTLTKSLEAGMKADLKTLEARLASLNHLLHACPAAAAFFLAGSDFLDGLVSAFRITNPPLRKVLVATAYVGLVGLAAADRFGMLADVLFSLKSAAEAHKAGPLNVNDSLVAELVTVTPVLKQLLKKAEDKGAASTALKSRIAALEGFRKPGGGMMRPKRLVKRKIDKGKGKDVADESQVQAELHMHRQSQISLIQDLFPDLGSAFISKLFDEYGDNTEVVTAHLLEDSLPPHLATADRAAQLSPKLERRKSQLEPRPTPPQLPERHNVFDDDELDRLELDVSKLHFGKKAPERTADDVLRDRSTAPNKAAILSALAAFDSDDDERDDTYDADDVGGTVDNANEEADGQKDANEETLYKAFQADPSVFDRQATTRRGPARGKLRVETGMTDEAIEGWAVMLARNPGQKRRLEAKYNGAAAFTGTQTEILSTAWRASPGGSGAEESDPDGGSSSRGGRGGRGRGVGGRGRGRGGGGRGGGNVAGPTGEKETEAARRRKEASKGSRANHNRRDQRAKKMARGGFPG